The Nonlabens spongiae genome contains a region encoding:
- a CDS encoding SAM hydrolase/SAM-dependent halogenase family protein, giving the protein MAIITLTTDYGLKDPYVGAVKGAIFKQLPNVNVVDISHFITPFHIAEAAYIIQNSYITFPEGTIHIIGVDAEHTPENRHVAVLLNGHYFICADNGVLCLIMNKLRPEKMVEINIHDRIESNFTMLDAFVQTACHIARGGTLEVIGKPVTYLQRIAGIFPQVSDQHLYIHGQVIYIDNYGNSVTNITREIFEKIGKGRAFELSARSERYKKIHERYSDIVNFDVNEEHRDVDGKGLCIFNSAGYIEIATYKSNPLTVGSASSLFGLRIDTPVIINFERI; this is encoded by the coding sequence ATGGCAATAATTACACTCACTACAGATTACGGTCTTAAAGATCCTTATGTAGGTGCGGTAAAGGGTGCTATTTTCAAGCAATTGCCTAATGTGAATGTGGTGGATATCTCACATTTCATTACTCCGTTTCACATCGCTGAAGCGGCTTATATCATCCAAAACAGTTACATCACATTTCCAGAAGGTACCATCCACATCATAGGTGTGGACGCTGAGCATACTCCTGAGAATCGGCATGTGGCGGTGCTGCTCAATGGACATTATTTTATCTGTGCTGATAATGGGGTACTGTGTTTGATTATGAACAAGTTGCGTCCAGAGAAAATGGTAGAGATCAACATTCATGACCGCATTGAATCCAACTTTACCATGCTCGATGCTTTTGTGCAAACGGCCTGTCACATCGCCAGAGGTGGAACGCTAGAAGTGATCGGTAAACCGGTGACTTATTTGCAGCGCATCGCCGGGATATTCCCCCAAGTATCAGACCAGCATCTCTATATTCACGGTCAGGTGATCTATATAGATAACTACGGTAATAGCGTTACAAATATTACCCGAGAAATTTTTGAAAAAATAGGGAAGGGGCGTGCCTTTGAACTATCTGCTAGAAGTGAACGTTATAAAAAAATACATGAGCGTTATTCTGACATCGTAAATTTTGATGTGAATGAAGAGCACAGGGATGTAGATGGTAAGGGCTTGTGTATTTTCAATAGTGCAGGCTACATTGAGATAGCGACTTATAAGTCTAATCCGCTTACGGTAGGAAGTGCAAGCAGCCTTTTCGGTTTGCGTATAGATACGCCCGTGATCATTAACTTTGAACGCATATGA
- a CDS encoding putative quinol monooxygenase — protein sequence MIVRVVQMHFEKEHIEAFEQMFDEIKEKIRNQPGCQLLELYQDKQDKQRFYTYSYWKDEAALEAYRHSETFKEIWPRTKAMFDQKPVAHSLSKVHSLL from the coding sequence ATGATTGTAAGAGTTGTACAAATGCATTTTGAGAAGGAACATATAGAAGCCTTTGAACAAATGTTTGATGAGATAAAAGAGAAAATACGCAATCAACCTGGCTGCCAACTCCTTGAATTGTATCAAGATAAACAAGATAAACAGAGATTTTATACGTATAGCTATTGGAAAGACGAGGCTGCTCTTGAAGCTTACCGCCATTCAGAAACATTCAAGGAAATATGGCCTAGAACTAAAGCCATGTTTGATCAAAAACCCGTAGCTCATTCACTTTCAAAAGTGCACAGCCTGTTATGA
- a CDS encoding NAD(P)H-dependent flavin oxidoreductase: MGKQNITNLFKIKYPIIQGGMIWASGNKLVTAVSNAGGLGLLGAGSMYPHVLREHIQKTKANTDKPYGVNVPLLYADLEQLIDIIIEEEVPIVFTSAGNPKKYTSKLKSAGIKVVHVVSSVKFALKAQEAGVDAIVAEGFEAGGHNGREESTTLTLIPQIVKALDIPVIAAGGIGSGRAMMAAIALGASGVQVGSRFVATHEASSHINFKNAIVEAQDGATRLTLKELAPVRLLQNKFYQDIQELYQKCPTPEELKDLLGRARAKKGMFEGDMDEGELEIGQVSGLIDNIIPAAQVVKEMILEFEQVRQELHDLKLD, from the coding sequence ATGGGTAAACAAAACATCACAAATCTTTTTAAAATTAAATACCCCATCATTCAAGGCGGAATGATCTGGGCGAGTGGTAATAAATTAGTGACGGCGGTAAGCAACGCTGGAGGGCTGGGACTATTGGGTGCTGGCTCCATGTACCCTCATGTTTTGAGAGAGCATATTCAAAAAACAAAAGCAAATACAGATAAACCCTATGGAGTCAACGTTCCACTACTTTATGCGGATCTAGAGCAGTTGATCGACATCATAATTGAAGAAGAAGTCCCCATCGTTTTTACCAGCGCCGGTAATCCAAAGAAGTATACGTCTAAACTAAAATCGGCTGGAATTAAAGTGGTTCATGTGGTGAGCTCGGTAAAATTTGCTCTTAAAGCGCAAGAAGCTGGAGTAGATGCTATCGTAGCCGAAGGGTTTGAAGCTGGTGGCCATAATGGGAGGGAAGAATCTACTACGCTAACCTTAATACCGCAAATAGTCAAAGCACTCGATATCCCTGTGATAGCCGCTGGTGGAATCGGTTCGGGTCGCGCCATGATGGCTGCAATTGCGCTAGGAGCAAGTGGTGTACAAGTAGGCAGTAGATTTGTAGCGACTCATGAAGCCAGTAGTCACATCAACTTTAAAAATGCCATAGTAGAAGCTCAAGATGGAGCCACAAGATTAACGCTTAAAGAGTTGGCTCCAGTACGTTTACTTCAGAATAAGTTCTATCAGGATATCCAAGAACTTTATCAAAAGTGCCCCACTCCCGAAGAACTCAAAGATCTCTTGGGAAGAGCCAGAGCTAAGAAAGGGATGTTTGAGGGAGACATGGATGAAGGTGAGTTGGAAATCGGTCAGGTCTCTGGATTGATTGATAACATTATTCCAGCAGCGCAAGTGGTTAAGGAAATGATTTTAGAATTTGAACAGGTGCGTCAGGAATTGCATGATCTGAAGTTGGATTAA
- a CDS encoding M56 family metallopeptidase — translation MNYLIHSALLTFLFYGVYQMFLKKETFHQFKRAYLLLVPVLSLLLPLVTVGTIQIPDLFAEPTPVINELVATERVEIVTDPLPISIEQEVENLTITEYAWMAYTGVGFVFLLLFILKIARVRSLIAGGVTKFLNNLFVTRVQESGVAFSFFNHVVLDEQFDEDITKSIVEHERIHIEQKHSWDLMFYEVLRVVFWFHPVSHLAQRELQVVHEYIVDQKLASNQSIPYQESLLAQTLGVTQISLVNSFNKKSNLKKRIAMISKTKSQPTKLLKLLWIIPIVCASLIYTACTDDVIEQETAQQKKSEIIDLKDFKEGQVDFYKGLTEEEKDLVEKYPISETKPSKEFYEYLQTEEGEILLTAWVKVNHNGTTYAIDRENGDQLISIIEHKDRDPIFRDVEQIKAFDIPKDKEMILHLFEILSRDRPAMASIDSEEFSILKGEREDGNSPWHFENVSYDENGNEIIEVVEIEELSDPYSNVQPISENITHSVPFSILEKAPTYPGCENLLTNEERKKCMSDNISRYVSKEFNTGLAADLGLKGRIKINVQFKIDSNGNIIDIASSARHQKLAEETFRVISSLPTMQPGEQRGEKVSVIYALPIIFQVQDN, via the coding sequence ATGAATTACTTGATACACAGTGCGCTACTTACATTTCTCTTTTATGGTGTCTACCAAATGTTTTTGAAAAAGGAAACCTTTCATCAATTTAAGAGAGCCTATCTCCTACTCGTTCCTGTCTTGAGTCTCTTACTGCCATTGGTTACCGTAGGAACGATTCAAATTCCCGATCTTTTCGCAGAGCCTACTCCAGTTATAAACGAGCTAGTCGCTACAGAACGAGTTGAGATCGTGACTGATCCATTACCAATTTCAATAGAACAAGAAGTCGAGAATTTGACAATTACGGAATATGCCTGGATGGCTTATACTGGCGTCGGCTTTGTATTTCTACTTCTTTTTATTCTGAAAATCGCGCGTGTACGATCGCTTATTGCTGGTGGCGTTACAAAATTTCTAAATAATCTTTTTGTAACACGAGTTCAGGAATCAGGTGTGGCTTTCTCATTTTTCAATCATGTAGTCCTTGATGAACAATTTGATGAGGACATCACCAAATCCATCGTGGAACATGAGCGCATTCACATTGAGCAGAAACATTCTTGGGACTTGATGTTTTATGAGGTTTTAAGAGTGGTATTCTGGTTTCATCCTGTGAGTCACTTAGCGCAAAGAGAACTCCAAGTGGTTCATGAATATATCGTTGATCAAAAGCTGGCTTCCAATCAATCCATACCGTACCAAGAAAGCCTCCTCGCTCAAACGCTAGGGGTAACTCAAATTTCTCTAGTCAATTCCTTCAATAAAAAATCAAACCTTAAAAAACGTATCGCCATGATTTCAAAAACCAAGTCCCAACCCACAAAATTGCTCAAACTTCTTTGGATTATTCCTATCGTGTGTGCTAGTCTTATCTATACGGCCTGTACGGATGATGTTATTGAACAAGAAACCGCACAGCAAAAAAAGTCTGAGATCATCGATCTGAAAGATTTCAAAGAAGGTCAAGTCGATTTCTATAAAGGGTTGACGGAAGAGGAGAAAGATCTTGTTGAGAAATATCCAATTTCAGAGACTAAACCATCAAAAGAATTTTATGAATATCTTCAAACTGAGGAAGGCGAGATACTCTTGACTGCTTGGGTAAAAGTCAATCATAATGGCACAACTTACGCAATTGACAGAGAAAACGGCGACCAGCTTATAAGTATAATCGAGCATAAAGATAGAGATCCAATATTCCGTGACGTGGAACAAATTAAAGCTTTTGACATTCCGAAGGATAAAGAAATGATCTTACACCTATTTGAAATTCTATCTAGAGATCGACCTGCAATGGCTTCCATAGACAGTGAAGAATTTTCCATTCTAAAAGGTGAACGTGAAGATGGCAACTCGCCCTGGCACTTTGAAAATGTGAGTTATGATGAGAACGGCAATGAGATCATTGAAGTTGTTGAAATTGAAGAATTGTCTGACCCCTATAGCAATGTGCAACCAATAAGTGAAAACATAACTCATAGCGTACCATTTTCAATTCTGGAAAAAGCACCTACCTATCCTGGATGTGAGAACCTCCTTACTAACGAAGAGCGAAAGAAATGCATGAGTGATAATATATCAAGATATGTAAGCAAAGAATTCAATACTGGACTTGCCGCAGATTTAGGTTTAAAAGGTAGGATCAAGATCAATGTCCAATTCAAAATTGATTCTAATGGTAATATTATAGACATTGCCTCATCAGCTCGTCATCAAAAATTAGCAGAAGAAACTTTTAGAGTCATTAGCAGTTTACCCACAATGCAACCTGGCGAACAACGCGGTGAAAAGGTAAGCGTTATCTATGCCCTTCCCATAATATTTCAGGTACAGGACAACTAA
- a CDS encoding PQQ-dependent sugar dehydrogenase: protein MRPLLLILLLFYFVACKQEEKPSSSIAVNDSESIETTDKISTPTDLDELQLHEDPENYNIVPVVKNLSNPWGMDWMPSGDLIFTEKEGKMFRFDGTTTHEIKNVPEIYVRGQGGLLDVILHPDFEDNQFIYISYASQQGEGNGGNTAIARAKLINDELQQLEVIYKATPNTKKGQHFGSRFAWGNDGKLYFSIGERGARDVNPQDLSRDGGKIYRINDDGSIPNDNPFMEREDALPAIFTYGNRNPQGLLKHPKTGEIIAHEHGPKGGDEINIIKPGVNYGWPVISYGVNYSGTKFTDKVKQKGMAQPMAYWDPSIAPSGFAVIDSNKYPGWKGNYLIGSLKFSYVEMLETSGDKAVKRTKLADGFGRMRNVKMGPDGLIYLGVEGDGIYRLEPK, encoded by the coding sequence ATGCGCCCACTCTTACTAATACTTCTTTTATTCTATTTTGTCGCCTGTAAGCAGGAAGAAAAACCATCGTCTAGCATCGCAGTAAATGACAGCGAAAGTATCGAGACAACCGATAAGATCAGCACTCCCACTGACCTTGATGAGCTACAACTCCATGAAGATCCTGAGAACTATAATATCGTTCCTGTAGTCAAGAATTTGAGCAATCCGTGGGGGATGGATTGGATGCCTTCTGGTGATCTGATTTTTACCGAGAAAGAAGGTAAAATGTTCCGTTTTGATGGTACGACTACCCATGAAATCAAGAATGTACCAGAAATTTATGTGCGTGGTCAGGGAGGTTTGCTCGATGTAATTTTACACCCAGATTTTGAAGATAACCAATTCATTTACATCTCTTATGCCAGCCAGCAAGGAGAAGGAAATGGTGGAAATACCGCTATCGCACGGGCAAAATTGATTAATGATGAGCTACAACAGCTTGAAGTGATTTATAAAGCAACTCCCAATACTAAAAAAGGACAGCATTTCGGCTCTCGATTTGCTTGGGGAAATGATGGTAAGCTCTACTTTTCCATTGGTGAAAGAGGTGCACGAGACGTGAATCCGCAAGATTTGAGTCGCGATGGCGGAAAAATTTACAGAATTAACGACGACGGCAGTATTCCCAATGACAATCCTTTTATGGAACGTGAAGATGCGCTGCCTGCAATCTTTACTTATGGAAATAGGAATCCGCAGGGATTGTTGAAACATCCTAAAACTGGAGAAATCATTGCGCATGAACATGGGCCTAAAGGTGGCGATGAGATCAACATTATCAAACCTGGCGTGAATTATGGCTGGCCAGTCATCAGTTATGGTGTGAATTACAGCGGTACAAAATTTACAGATAAGGTTAAGCAAAAAGGAATGGCACAGCCTATGGCCTACTGGGATCCCAGTATCGCGCCCAGCGGTTTCGCGGTAATCGATAGCAACAAATATCCAGGCTGGAAAGGCAATTATCTCATAGGTTCTCTCAAGTTTTCATACGTTGAAATGCTAGAAACATCGGGTGATAAAGCTGTAAAAAGAACGAAACTAGCTGATGGTTTTGGTCGCATGCGCAACGTAAAAATGGGACCTGACGGTTTGATCTATCTGGGTGTTGAAGGCGATGGAATTTACAGATTAGAGCCTAAATAA
- a CDS encoding BlaI/MecI/CopY family transcriptional regulator, translated as MKTLTTAEEEIMQHLWTLEEASVAQVIEEMPEPKPAYNTVSTIVRILENKGFVDYRKQGRGHIYFPLISKQEYSSATAKKFAANYFKGSYKSMVSFFMKQEDLSVQDLEDLLEEIDKNKKS; from the coding sequence ATGAAGACACTTACTACTGCTGAGGAAGAAATCATGCAACATCTTTGGACACTTGAAGAAGCCAGTGTCGCACAGGTCATTGAAGAAATGCCCGAGCCAAAGCCGGCATATAACACGGTATCTACTATTGTACGTATTCTTGAAAATAAAGGTTTTGTAGATTATAGAAAACAAGGTCGCGGACACATTTACTTCCCACTTATTTCAAAGCAAGAATATTCCAGCGCGACAGCTAAGAAATTTGCTGCCAATTACTTTAAAGGTTCCTACAAAAGCATGGTATCCTTTTTTATGAAACAAGAAGATTTGAGTGTTCAAGATCTCGAAGACCTGCTTGAAGAAATCGATAAAAACAAAAAGTCATGA
- a CDS encoding PhoH family protein, translated as MNELIIDLSETNPSEFFGVKNSNLAFLKQHFPKLKIVARGSTMKVYGDEEQLEEFDKRIEMMLGHFGKYNQMDVNIMERLLTTDTSEDYASNDADDILVHGNHGLRIRPKTPNQRKLVKLCKENDMVFAIGPAGTGKTYIGVALAVKALKEKQVKRVIITRPAVEAGENLGFLPGDLKEKLDPYMQPIYDALRDMIPAEKLAGLVEKGVIQIAPLAFMRGRTLDNAYVILDESQNTTHAQMKMFLTRMGKNAKFFITGDPGQIDLPRRVTSGLKEALLILKDIKGVGMMYLDDKDVVRHRLVKKVIAAYKDIENRN; from the coding sequence TTGAACGAACTTATCATAGACCTTTCCGAGACCAATCCAAGTGAATTTTTTGGAGTTAAAAATTCAAACCTAGCCTTTCTCAAACAACACTTTCCTAAATTAAAAATTGTCGCTCGTGGCAGCACTATGAAGGTGTATGGTGATGAAGAACAGCTGGAGGAATTTGATAAACGCATCGAGATGATGTTGGGGCATTTTGGCAAGTACAATCAGATGGATGTGAACATTATGGAGCGTTTATTAACTACCGATACCAGCGAAGATTACGCTTCAAACGATGCTGACGATATTCTGGTTCATGGAAACCACGGTTTGCGCATACGTCCCAAGACGCCTAACCAGCGTAAACTCGTCAAGCTATGTAAGGAAAACGATATGGTATTTGCCATAGGCCCTGCGGGAACCGGTAAAACCTACATAGGTGTCGCTCTTGCCGTTAAGGCGCTGAAGGAAAAGCAGGTAAAAAGAGTTATTATAACCCGCCCAGCCGTTGAAGCAGGGGAAAATCTAGGTTTTTTGCCAGGTGATCTCAAAGAAAAGCTGGATCCATACATGCAACCTATATACGATGCATTACGCGACATGATCCCAGCAGAAAAGCTGGCTGGTCTCGTAGAAAAAGGCGTGATTCAAATCGCTCCACTCGCGTTCATGCGCGGTCGCACGCTGGATAATGCCTATGTAATTCTTGATGAGTCCCAAAACACCACCCACGCACAAATGAAGATGTTCCTGACGCGTATGGGTAAAAATGCCAAGTTCTTTATCACGGGTGATCCAGGTCAGATCGACCTTCCTCGTCGTGTGACCTCTGGACTTAAAGAAGCTTTACTGATTCTCAAGGATATCAAAGGTGTAGGCATGATGTATCTGGATGATAAAGATGTGGTGCGCCACAGACTTGTGAAAAAAGTCATTGCAGCTTATAAAGATATTGAGAATAGGAATTGA
- the gldG gene encoding gliding motility-associated ABC transporter substrate-binding protein GldG, whose protein sequence is MGRYVKNIALLLIVLIAVNWISSAVFERFDMTSDGRYTLSDQSLELLENAPLPIIVDVFLAGDLPAEFRKLQQETQQTLEELAAVHPNLKFNFINPVEGLDDNERAQVVEQLGKNGVKPAMATIMDNVKRTNVVVFPYAIILYDGARTAVPLLKSVARASTEERVNSSIQQLEYQLMDGLRKVSQPKNKKIAIMRDSGELSNIKIADFLASIQEYYKAAPFGVEFVTRNDSISPVEVLEELKKYDLVIEPKPTIAFSETKKYILDQYLMNGGKMIMAVDPIVMENDSLSNEQAIAYPIPRDLEIDEMLFRYGLRLNSGLIKDLNFGPIALAAGQGRNTQYQAFPWPYYPISKGNPLSDKENTITKNIEDVKFEYTGSIDTLKTPNPKTVLLASSQNTQIVTLPAVVSLAEIEQQPDRSEFTASSQPLAVLTEGALTSAYKNRVKPFDTPSHKDQSAESALLLIADGDVMKNQVDRGQPQDLGYDRKTGVFYGNKEFMMNSVNYLLDDSGIIDLRNKDIKIPFLNTQKAYDERFKWQMINIVLPLVVLGIFGLLFTLSRKRRYT, encoded by the coding sequence ATGGGTAGATATGTAAAAAATATAGCTCTGTTACTGATCGTTCTCATCGCCGTGAACTGGATTTCAAGCGCTGTTTTTGAGCGATTTGATATGACGAGCGACGGTCGTTACACTCTGTCTGATCAGAGTTTGGAATTATTGGAAAATGCTCCTTTACCCATCATCGTTGATGTATTTCTAGCAGGAGATTTACCGGCAGAATTTAGAAAACTCCAACAAGAAACCCAGCAAACCCTGGAGGAACTTGCTGCTGTTCATCCTAACTTGAAGTTCAACTTTATCAATCCCGTTGAGGGATTAGACGATAACGAGCGCGCACAAGTGGTGGAACAATTGGGTAAAAACGGCGTGAAACCTGCTATGGCGACCATCATGGATAATGTGAAAAGAACAAATGTGGTGGTTTTTCCTTATGCTATCATTCTTTATGATGGAGCTCGCACAGCCGTGCCTTTACTTAAATCTGTGGCACGTGCCTCTACTGAAGAGCGTGTGAATAGCAGCATCCAGCAACTCGAATACCAACTGATGGACGGCTTGAGAAAGGTAAGCCAGCCCAAAAACAAGAAAATCGCCATCATGCGCGACAGCGGCGAGTTGAGCAATATTAAAATTGCCGACTTCCTTGCGAGTATTCAAGAATATTATAAAGCAGCGCCCTTCGGAGTGGAGTTTGTGACACGCAATGACAGTATCTCGCCTGTCGAGGTGCTAGAAGAGCTAAAAAAATACGACCTGGTGATCGAGCCAAAACCTACCATAGCCTTTTCAGAAACTAAGAAATACATTCTCGATCAGTACCTCATGAACGGCGGTAAAATGATCATGGCGGTAGATCCCATTGTCATGGAAAATGATAGCCTTTCTAATGAGCAGGCCATCGCTTACCCCATTCCCAGAGATCTTGAAATCGACGAGATGCTTTTCCGCTATGGATTGCGTTTGAATTCTGGATTGATTAAGGACCTGAATTTTGGACCTATTGCGCTTGCGGCAGGTCAGGGGAGAAATACGCAATATCAAGCTTTTCCGTGGCCTTATTACCCTATTTCAAAAGGGAATCCATTATCTGACAAGGAAAACACGATCACTAAAAATATTGAAGATGTCAAGTTTGAGTACACCGGTTCCATCGATACGCTCAAAACACCTAATCCTAAGACCGTTTTACTCGCTTCGTCACAAAATACACAGATCGTCACTTTACCTGCGGTAGTTTCACTTGCTGAAATTGAACAGCAGCCAGACCGGTCGGAGTTTACGGCTTCATCACAACCTCTTGCAGTACTTACAGAAGGTGCTCTCACCAGCGCTTACAAGAATCGTGTCAAACCTTTTGACACGCCATCACACAAAGATCAGAGCGCAGAGAGCGCATTATTGCTCATCGCCGATGGAGACGTAATGAAAAATCAGGTGGATCGTGGGCAACCCCAAGATTTGGGTTATGATCGCAAAACTGGTGTTTTTTACGGAAATAAAGAATTCATGATGAACAGCGTGAATTATTTGCTCGATGATAGTGGCATCATTGATTTGCGCAACAAAGACATCAAAATACCCTTTCTCAACACTCAAAAAGCTTATGATGAGCGTTTTAAATGGCAAATGATCAACATTGTTTTACCACTTGTTGTTTTAGGAATATTTGGTTTGCTGTTTACGCTTTCGCGAAAGCGGAGGTACACTTAG
- the gldF gene encoding gliding motility-associated ABC transporter permease subunit GldF encodes MRAIFLKEFNSFFSGLTGYLVIALFLLLSGLFVFVFEGDFNILDYGFADLTPFFLIVPWLFIFLIPAITMRSLTNERDLGTLELLVTRPLSLRKLLLGKYLAAVALMILALLPTLIYIFSIGQLGEEIYNLDYGSTFGSYLGLVFIALTYTSIGVFASTVTSNQIVAFLLAAVVSFLFYFGFESAATLFPDALFIEKIGLKYHFESIARGVLDTRDLIYFISIAVFFFALSEISLKQILDRK; translated from the coding sequence ATGAGAGCCATCTTTCTCAAGGAATTTAATAGCTTTTTCTCTGGTTTGACGGGTTATCTTGTCATTGCTCTATTTCTGTTATTGTCGGGATTGTTTGTCTTTGTATTTGAAGGCGATTTCAACATTCTGGATTATGGTTTTGCTGATCTTACACCCTTTTTTCTCATCGTTCCCTGGCTGTTTATATTTTTAATCCCAGCGATAACCATGCGCAGCTTGACCAACGAGCGGGATCTAGGAACTCTGGAACTCTTGGTTACCCGACCACTGAGTTTGAGAAAACTTCTACTTGGTAAGTATTTGGCAGCTGTAGCTTTAATGATCTTGGCACTTTTGCCCACGTTGATTTACATTTTTTCCATTGGTCAGCTGGGTGAGGAAATCTATAACTTGGATTACGGCAGTACATTTGGAAGTTATCTCGGTTTGGTTTTTATCGCTTTGACTTACACGTCTATAGGGGTATTTGCCTCAACAGTTACTTCAAATCAAATTGTAGCTTTTTTACTCGCCGCAGTTGTTTCCTTTTTGTTCTATTTTGGCTTTGAATCGGCTGCAACTTTGTTTCCTGACGCTTTGTTTATTGAAAAAATTGGTCTCAAATATCATTTTGAAAGCATTGCTCGTGGTGTGCTGGACACTCGAGATTTAATCTATTTCATAAGTATTGCCGTGTTCTTTTTCGCTTTAAGCGAAATATCACTAAAACAAATCCTCGATCGTAAATAA
- a CDS encoding c-type cytochrome — protein MKKLLIPALLIIVACGGKEKKEKFTINRKSDTENVQKTPLQQSAERGKEVYSELCVTCHMANGKGVPGAFPPLNPSDWLTEKRTESIHAVKYGLKGKIVVNGQEYNNVMLPLGLDDEEVADVMNYTIQTWNEGEMVTVEEVKAVKK, from the coding sequence ATGAAAAAATTATTGATACCCGCATTACTAATTATTGTTGCTTGTGGCGGTAAAGAGAAAAAGGAAAAATTTACCATCAACAGAAAATCGGATACCGAAAACGTGCAGAAAACACCTTTACAACAGAGCGCGGAACGCGGTAAAGAAGTTTACAGTGAACTGTGTGTCACCTGTCATATGGCAAATGGCAAGGGCGTACCCGGCGCCTTCCCTCCTCTCAACCCTTCAGACTGGCTTACTGAAAAACGCACTGAGAGCATTCACGCCGTTAAATATGGATTGAAAGGTAAAATCGTAGTCAACGGTCAAGAATACAATAACGTGATGTTGCCGCTAGGCCTCGACGATGAAGAAGTCGCTGATGTTATGAACTACACCATTCAAACTTGGAATGAGGGTGAGATGGTTACGGTTGAGGAGGTGAAAGCTGTGAAGAAGTAA